AAAACAAAAGGTATTTTAAGGTTTAAAAATATATTTCATATGGTTTCGATAAATTAACTTTTGTATTTTCAAGTTATTTGGTCTATACGATGCCAAGCATCTCCATAAGATATTTGGCATTGGTGCTTTCGGATTTGCCTTCTCGAAGAATGTAGTCAAAATGAATTCTTCCGCTTTCGTAGGACTCTTTAAAGCTGTAATTTTTAATTCTTTTTCCGTCTTCTATATTGCAAAGCTCAAGGTCGTGGGTAGTTATAAGCCCTATGGCTGAGAAATTATCAAGTTTTTTTATTACGGCTTCCGCTCCTTTTAGCCTATCTGTGGAGTTGGTGCCTTTAAATATTTCATCTATGAGAAATAATACATTTCCCTTTTCAGCCTCTTCCAATATCTGCTTTATCTTTTTAAGCTCCGCATAAAAAGTAGAGGTACCTTCCCCTAAATCATCCATATTTCTCATGGAGGATATAATGCCTATTACAGGAATCTCCATATGAGAGGCCAAAACATAGCCCCCATTAAGCCCCAGAACCATATTCACCCCTAATGTACGTAAAAAGGTGGTTTTCCCGGACATATTGGAGCCTGATATAATGAATATTTTATCGTCAAGGCTTACATTATTGTTTACTCTTTCTTTAACGTTTATTAAAGGGTGTCCTAATTCCTCGGCAACTATTTTCTTTCCTTCCTTAATTGAAGGAATACTTACCTTTTCTTCTATAAGCTTAAGCGTGCCAAAGCTCATAAGGGATTCTATATGACCGATTCCTGTGAACCACTCTTCTATATGGCTTTCATATTTTACCCGCCATTTTTTAAGGGCAAAAGCGCAGTTATAATCCCATAAAAGCATTAAATTAAGAACAAAATATAAAATGCCATGTCTTTTTACGTTAATGGCCCCTATGATAAGGCTAAGCTCCTCCATGGCATCGGAAGCCTTTTTGTCCCCTATGATATATTTGCTTTTTATATTCTTTAAAAGAGGGCTTTCAAATGTTCTGCCTTCGATTAATTTAAACATTTCCACATAAGGCCTTGTTTTATAATTTTCATCGGCTATTCTGCCTAAATAGGAAAATAATTTTATCATCCCGAAAAGCCAAAGAAGCGCCTGGGCTGCAAATAATACAAAGAAAGCTATATAAAGCTCCGGTCTTTTAAGAATGAAGGAAAAAACAGTTACCACAACAGTAAAAACAGGCAGCACAAAAGTTATATAATCTAAAATGCCTGCTTTATTCTGCCCTTTTTCACCCTTTATAGCATTTATAATATTATTCATGTTTAAGTCTTTATTGACACGGCTTCCAAAACATTGAAGCTCCGTAACAAATTTAAGGTTTTCAGAAAGCTCTATAACCGCATCCTGCCTTGCATCAATTTCTTTACAATCTTGTTCCGGGTTTAAAAGATCTTCTGCAAAAAATCGTCTTCCAAGATAAGTTTTCGCCGTGTTTAAAAGCTGAAATACGGAGGATTTGCCTAAAATATCAATATCTTCACAATATCCGTGGCCCTTTTCCTTAAATTCTTCTCCCGTGTCTTTAAAGCTTGTCCAATTGCCGTCCATTCTGTCTATATAATCTTGAAATACCCTTTCCATACGTTTTGCATTTTCAAGAAATTGAACCGCCTTATGATGGACTACCATCAGCAGAAAATAAGCTTCAAAAAAGATAATCGTCAATAATATTTTAGGAAAATCGACGGATTTTATAGTCAAATAAAGGCACAGCAAAAAAAGCCCTATATCTATAAGCTTTATATATCCCAGCTTCGTATGCCATTTTTCATATTTTACCTGTATTTGCCTGGCTTCCTCTATGTTTTTTAAATATTCTTCTCTCATGGCTCCTCCGTCCTGCTTTATGGCTTAATTTATGCGAAGCGAACTTAAAAGCTTGTTTGTCCGCTATATTTATATTATTACAGTATACCATTTATTTGCAAAAGTCTAAAGCTCTTCCGCAATTAAACTTTTTTGAAGATTTTTATTCATAAGGGCTTCTTCTAAAGCCGGTCATTTTCCTAAAATTATTGCTTTCATAGAAGCCCTCCGCCTTTTCCGCCGAGAGCAAATCAAGCCTTGTATGAGGATAAAGAACTTGGCATAGATCAAGCAATGCTTTTCCTATACCTTTTCCCCTATAGGTATTTTCAATTAAAATTTCCGCTATATAAGTAGTAATTTCCCCGTCTGTCAAGGCACGGACAAGGCCAACTATTTTCCCTTCATGAAGGGCAATAAGGCCGATAGATGCGTTTTTCCATGCCCTGAGAGTATCCTCTGCCCTTTTTACATAGCTTAGCCAGCCTTCTTTTTCACATAATTTTTGAATTGAAGGAAAGTCCTCTTCAAGAAACTCTCGGATTAAAATGCCTTCCGGCAATTTTACAGAAGAAAGCAGCTCTTCTTTTATATCCTGTTTACCCATAGTGAACTCCTCCTTTACCTCTATATTTATTAAACGTAAAAATTGTCTTTTAGTTTTTACGTTTAATAAGTTTTCCTTAAATATATAGTAAATAAACTTGATTTTTCTAAATTTATTTACTATATATTTATATTTTTTACACAAAAAGCCCCGGAAAGCTATGCTCTCCGGGGCACATCTAAATCACTGATTACTCAACTTTTCCCCAATCTTTTAAGTATTCTTCTTTTGTCATGAGGGGCTTAAAGTTTTCTTTCACTTTAACTGCTTTTTCAGCTCCGTCATAAAGAAGGTCGATAAGGGTCATAGCCATACATTTTGCAGCGTCAATATAACCGGTCTGCTTATCGACAATCTCATAGTTTGAGCTGTGAGCAATTCCTTCAGAGCCAAAGAAATTGGAGTGCATTGCAGGCATGATGCTTGAAATATCACCTGCGTCTGTGGAGCCTGCCATGGCAGGGCCTTCGTAAAGAACCTTGTCCTCTCCGAATACTTCCTTCATGTTTTCGTACATAACATCAAATAAGTCGTTATTTACAACGAGAGGAAGGTAGCCGGGAATGTCTGTTATTACAGTTTCTGCACCTACTGCGTCGCCGCCGGCTTTTAATGCTCTTGAAACCTTAGCGTTTGCATCCATAATAGCGTCCATATTGGAGCCTCTTACATAGGTTTCAATACGAACATCAGCAGGAACAACGTTAACAAGATCGCCGCCTTTTGTGATAATCGGGTGAACTCTTATATGGTCTTTATCCTGGAATGTTTCTCTTTGCATATGTATTGCTGTAAGGCCTAAGGTCGCAGCATTAAGGGCGTTTATACCAAGATGGGGAGCGCCGCCGGAATGAGCTTCCTTACCTACATAGCGTACAAGCTTACCTAAGAAGCCGTTGCTTCCTGTACCGCAGCAGCCTAAGATTCCCCTTGCGTCTTTAGAAGAAGCATGCTGCATAATCATCATATCGATATCGTCCATCTTTCCGAGGCGAACGAATTCCTGCTTGCCGCCGAAGAAATGGATTTTGCCTTCCTGCTTCAGCTGATTTCTGTATTCAAGCTCTACAAATTCCTCAGCCGGAACAGCCATAAGAACGATATCACCTGAAAGCTCTTCCATAATTCCTGTGCCTGCAAAAGCGTAAGTAACACCCATTAAAGAGGCTACCATGGCATTATGTCCGCAGGAGTGAGCAGCGCCTGTAGCCTTGTCCGCACATCTGTGGCCCGGAGCAACAACTGCATCAAGCTCGCCCATAACGGCTACTTTAACTTTTGATTCCTTGCCTTTAAGGGGAGCGATGATTCCCGTTATGGCAACCTCATCTTCATATTGAAGATTCAGCTCGTCAAAAACCTTTTTCACTTTTGCTGCTGTTTTAAATTCTTTATAGCCAAGCTCTGGCTCGCCGAAAACAGAGTCGCCTATTTCGATGATTTTATCACGGTTTTTCTCAATTGCTTCACAGGCTCTCTTTTTAAGCTCTTCCCTAGAAACTGACACAAGCAAAACCTCCCATTTATTAATTTATAAATCAATAGTATCATTTACACGAAAATTTGTCAATATTTTATATTTGACGGATTTATCGATGACATTATTCGTGTATTTGCATAACCTAGATATGCATACAACTGTATCTGATACGCGATATTCACAACGGTATAGGGAATAAATCTGAAAAAAGAATAAATTTGCGCTATCTTGTTTTTTCTATATATTCAAGTATCTCAGCAGCATTGGAATCAGGCTTGGCCCTTTTGTAGACCTTCTCTATGATTCCGTCCTTATCAATAATATACGTCGTTCTTTCAACGCCCATATAAGTTTTTCCGTAATTTTTCTTTTCCTGCCATACATCATAGGCCTTTATGGCAGTAAGCTCCTCATCGGATAAAATTATAAAGGGAAGCTCATATTTTTCGGCAAAATTCATATGGCTCTTTACGCTGTCCTTGCTGATACCGATAACGGCAATGTCCTCGGCCTTAAATCCGTCATAAGCGTTTTTAAAAGCACAGGCCTGCCTGGTACAGCCGGGGGTATTGTCCTTGGGATAAAAATACAGCACTACTCGTTTTCCTTTAAAGTCGGAAAGACTTACTTTATTTCCGTTGGCATCCTCCAATGTAAAATCCGGAGCCTTTACTCCTGCTTCCAGCATAAAAATCCCTCCTGTATATTGATTATTATAAAGGTAAATTGCATTAAGCTTTATATAAAGTATAGCATAATTCAGAATATATATGAACTAATAATATTTATAAAGTGAAATTTTTTCCCTTAAGGGAAGGATTTATAGATAAATATTTTTTAGGCTCGTAAGCTTTAAATTGTTGATTCCATTAAAAAATAGTGTGTTGCAATTTATTTTGCAACACACTTTTTTTATTCATATCGCAATGCTTCTATTGGGTCAAGCTTTGCGGCTTTATTTGCAGGGTATACGCCGAATACGATTCCTATAGCTGCTGAAACGGCTACAACCATTGCAATAATTCCTGGAGAAATATAAGGCGTAACTGGAGAGCCTGTTACCATGCCGGCAATAGCCGCAAATGCCATACCGCCAAGATAGCCGAAGGCAATGCCTAATGCGCCTCCTATGGCTGTAATTATAATGGCTTCTACCAGAAACTGAAACTGAATATTCCAATTGGTTGCACCTATAGATTTTCTTATGCCAATTTCCCTTGTTCTTTCCGTAACGGAAACAAGCATAATATTCATAACCCCGATGCCCCCTACAAGAAGACTGATGCCTGCAACGATACCCATAAATAAGGTAAATACGCCTATAACCTGATCGGCTTCCTTAAGGTTATCTGCAACGGAAGATATTCTGTATTTATCCTCGTTGCCATGATTAAGCTCCATGATTCTGATGATATTATCGGAAAGGATTTTTATATCCTCAGGGTTTTCAGCTTTTACCTTTATTTCGCCTATGCTTTCACCCATTCCGAAAATATCCTGTAAATAAGTCATGGGAATTGTTCCTCTCGCAAAGCCATACATGGAGTAAAGCTGGCTCATAGAGTCACTTTTTGTTATGCCGATTACCGTAGGTGTAAGGGTAATCCCCCATAAACCGATTTCAAAGGTTTCTCCTATAACGTCTGTCCTTCCGAATACATCTCTTGCCAAATCCGCATCTATTATGATAACGCTGGCTCTGTTTTCAACATCCTTGGCGGATATCAGCCTGCCTGATTCAAGTTTTATATTATCCATATTCAGGTATTCCATATCTGCCCCGGTAAACATCATGCTTCTGGTGTCTCCGCTTAAGGTAGTGACCGCTTCTCCGCCTACCCCCATACTCTGAGACGCGCCTGCGGCTTTAACGCCGGGAATTTTTCTTATGGCTTCAATATCATCATAAGTAAGAACATCAACGCTTTCTATTTTTACTTCGCTTCTGGAATTCAGAGAAAGAGTTAATGTATCAAGACCCATTTCTTCAAACTGGCCTGTTATAGACTCTTTATACCCTTGCCCTACGCTTACAATCATAATAACGGAGGCTATACCTACGATTATTCCGAACATTGTAAGCAAGGAGCGCATTTTATTGCTTGTAATGCCGGAAAGAGCCGAATAGATGTTTTCAACTATATTCATAATAACTCCTCCTTCATTACTCGTATCTGAGCGCTTCTATTGGGTCAAGCTTGGCGGCCTTTCCTGCCGGGTATACACCGAAGGCGATTCCTACCAAAGTTGAAACCCCGCAGGCCAATGCAATATTTATCAGGGATATTGAGGGGATTATTTCCGCATTCATGCTGTTGCTCATAAATGTTCCGGCAGCTCTTGCGAGAAGCTGGCCGAGAATAATGCCCATGATACCGCCTATGAGAGACAGTGTTACAGATTCAAGAAGAAACTGGAATTTTATATTTCCTTCGGTAGCACCTAAGGATTTTCTTATACCGATTTCTCTTGTTCTTTCCTTTACGGATACAAGCATAATGTTCATAACGCCTACGCCCCCTACAAAAAGGGAAATCGCCGCAACAAATGCTATAAATGCCGTTATTCCGTTTAAGATAATATTGATTTGGTCAAAGCCGGATTCAAGGCTTTCTGCGTAATAATTATCCGTAGAATTATGGCGCACATCTAAAATAACCGTTATAAGCTTCGACATATCCTGAGTGCTTCTATCCTTATCTATGGATACGGCAAAGAAATCCACCGAGTCGCCATTGTCGTAATACTGGTCAAGAGATGTATAAGGAACTGTAACCAAAGCGCTTTTAAGAGGGGTGGTGCCCATTTCATCCATGGCGCTTGGGGTGGTATCCCCTTTTAAAATACCGATTATAGTATATTCTTCTTTTGCGCCCCATACGTCTAATTCTATGGTTTCTCCTACACAGTCTATATAGCCGAAGATCTGAACGGCCACATAAGGCTGTAAAACGGCAACCTTGCTTCCGTTTGCCACGTCATTTTGGCTTATGAAACGGCCCCTTTGAATTTCAGCGCTTTCAAGAATACCGTAATTTTCATCTGCGCCCAGAATGGAACCGCTTTTTGTCTTATCAGGCCTGAGAAGATCTACTGTTGCATATACTCCCTGCCTTATTAATGTAACCCTTGATATGCCGTTAATTTTTTCAATGGCGGCAGCATCGTCTGGGTCAAGCATATCATCATAAGATGATGTGGATTTGGGATAAACCTGTATAATTCTTTTATCCATATTATTAAGTGAATTAAATACCATATCCTTTACGCCCTGGCCTACAGAGGTTATCATAATAACGGAGCCGATACCTATAATGATGCCAAGCATCGTAAGCACCGAACGCATTTTATTGCCGTAGATGCTTTTAAGTGCCGAGGATATGCTTTCAAAAATATTCATTAATTATCCCTCCCCGCTTGGGTGGGGTTCTCTACCTTTTCATCGCTTATTAAATATCCGTCTTTAAAGGTTATGATCCTGTTGGAAAAATTGGCGATTTCCCTCTCATGGGTAACCATAACAATGGTTGCCCCGTCTCTATTAAGCTGCTGGAATATATCCATAATTTCCACGCTGGATTTTGAATCTAAGTTTCCCGTAGGCTCGTCGGCAAGAAGGATTGCAGGTCTATTGACAAGAGCCCTTGCAATGGCAACCCTCTGTCTTTGCCCGCCGGAAAGCTCGTTGGGTTTATGCTTTGCCCTGTCACTAAGGCCTACCTTTTCAAGAGCGGACATTGCCGCTTCTCTTCTTTCACTCTTTTTAACCCCGGCATAAATCATGGGAAGTTCTACATTTTGCAGAGAACTGAGCTTTGGCAGAAGATTAAAAGACTGAAATACGAAGCCTATTTTTTTATTTCTGATGGTGGCAAGATGGTTTGTTTTTAATCCCGCCACATTTTCCCCGTCCAGTATATACTCTCCGGCAGTTACGGAATCAAGGCAGCCTAAAATATTCATAAGGGTTGATTTTCCTGAACCGGAGGCCCCCATGATAGATACAAACTCCTTTTTATCTACGCTGAAATTAATGCCCTTAAGGGCTTCAACTTCTATTTTTCCGTTCCTATATACCTTGTGAAGCGCCTTAACATCTATTATCACTTGCCCTCACCTTCAGCTTCCGGCTGATCCCCTTCTGCCTCGGCATTTGCGGAAATCGGTGTTATTTTCATTCCGTCATGCATGTCGAAGGTAGGCTGGGCAACGATTGTTTCCCCTTCTGAAACGCCTTCGGCCTCCACCGTCATATCCGAATAAACGCCAAGAGTCACGATCCTTTTTTCAAGGGTATTATCTTCTTTTACTACATAAACAAAATTATCTCCGTTGCTTTCTTTTAATGTTGATAAAATAGGAAGAGCAACTACGTTTTCTTTAACCTGAGTTGTAATGATAGCTTCAAGAGAAAATCCAGGCTTTAAAAGCTTTGAAGCTTCCGATGGGTCTACGGTTATTTCAACAGGGATTACTGTTTCCATTCCCCCTGAGGAGCTTTGCTTCTGCTCTGCAATATAGCCTATTTTCGTAATTTTACCGGAGGCCCTTTCATCACCTAAAACAGAGCCTTTGATTTCAGCGACCTGGCCTGTTGCGATTTTTGCCGCATTTCTTTCGTTTACATTGACCTTAACAACGAAATCCTCAATATTGGATATTTCCATAAGGGCCTTATCCGTAGGGGTTATTGCACCTTTAGAAATATTAAGCTCTGTTACGGTTCCGTCAATAGGGCTTATAATTTCATACTGAAAATCGGCAAGGTCTTTTCTAAGCTCATCCACTCTTAATCTCATCTGCTCTACGGAAATCTGCCTTTGAGCAACAGTGTTTTTAGACTGCTGGGTTGAATTTTTGTTCACAAGCTGGTTATATAAATTATTCTGGTATGTAAGGTTATCCCTTAAGCTTTCCATGGTCTGAACATTTTGAGCATAGTCATTTTTCTTGGATACAAGAAGGTTTTCAGCAGTTTTCAGGGCATCTTCGGCTGTCGTAAGCTCATCTTTGCTTGCTGCCCCTGCTTCATAAAGGAGCTTTGTATTTTCCACCGTCTTTTTAGCGTCTTCTACGGCCTTCTCCTGATCCTTTAAATCTCTTTCAAGTCTGTCTATTGCATATTCCTGATCCTTTATTTTATCCTCTGCGGATTTTATAGACATTCTTGCGTTTTCAAGGTCGGTTTCAGATGCCGGAATGGTTTCCTGATTCAGTGAAATTTCTGCGCTTTTAAGGTTAAGCTCGGCTTCTCTTAACTGGTTTTCGATTTTTTCTCTGCTTTTTTCTTTATATCTCAGAAGAACATCGCCTTTTTTAACCATATCATTTTTTTCCACCAGCACCTCCTCAACCTCAGCATTTGTGTTGGCAAAAATAAGCTCGCTGTTTAAAAGAGACACCTCTCCTTTAGCAGATACGGTAGTTGTAATCGTATCTCTTGAAACAGTTTCGACCTGAACCGGAAAGCCTATATTTGAAACCTTGGATTTCAGATATTGGCTGCCCATATAAACGGCCGCTATAGCGGCAACCGAAACCAAGCCGATTATTAGGATTTTTTTCTTTTTCATATTGCTCCTCCTGAAATTATATTAATTGTAAATTAACCGTAAAATACATTTAAGCCGTGTTTTTCTGATTTGACAGTGCATTATCCATATGCGCTGTGGAAACAAGAAGAAAGAGGCTCATTTACCTTTATTAATTTACGCAAGTTGAAAAATTTTGAAACAAGGCCGAACCTATAAAGTATACGACAATCGATTAAAAATGTCTTTAAAAAGTTTCCAAATGCTTTAATTTAATAAATTGTTAAGTTTTTGGGCAAACATTGCTTTTGCAGATAATATAGTAAATTTACTATATTATCTGCAAAAGCAGAAGATTTAATAATACAGATAATGACAAATGCTTTCCTTCTCTTGATATCAATAAATGCCGGATATGGCTTTCACATAAAATTGGCAAAAAAACATCAAAAACAAGAAAACTATAGTAGGAAATATCAACAAAACCCCCGGTATAGTTTTTCTATACCGGGGGTTTTTCATTAATTTAATACATGGTCTTATGACTTCATAACTGGAAGTACTTCGGAGCCGTCACGTACCAAGGCTATTTTTACAGGCCCTTGAGTATCTTTTAAAATATATTCAATTTCTTTTCCTATATCTGTTATCTTCTTGATTCCGGCCCGTTTAAGCTCATCTTCTGTAAGGCCTTCCGTATACATCATCGTATCAAAATGCTTCATCTGCTTTCCTATCATGAAGCCTACGGAAACCGCCAGCGGGTCCTCTTCGGCACTTTCATCAGGGGATTTAAGCCCTCTCATACCCATAAAATCAAGATATTCAGGGTGAGGTCCTACACCTTCTTCACAGGGCCCCGACATGATTACGGTTCCGCCTTCTTTTACCATTTTTACGGAAGCGTTCAAGGCTTTTGTTCCCTGCCAGAAGTCAAAAGAATAGGGTTCCATATCGGCAATTACAATATCAAATTTTTCTTTTATGGGAACGCCGTATATCTTTTCTGCTTTTTTTACCCCTTCTCTGTGAGCCTTTACATA
This is a stretch of genomic DNA from Anaeropeptidivorans aminofermentans. It encodes these proteins:
- a CDS encoding MutS-related protein encodes the protein MREEYLKNIEEARQIQVKYEKWHTKLGYIKLIDIGLFLLCLYLTIKSVDFPKILLTIIFFEAYFLLMVVHHKAVQFLENAKRMERVFQDYIDRMDGNWTSFKDTGEEFKEKGHGYCEDIDILGKSSVFQLLNTAKTYLGRRFFAEDLLNPEQDCKEIDARQDAVIELSENLKFVTELQCFGSRVNKDLNMNNIINAIKGEKGQNKAGILDYITFVLPVFTVVVTVFSFILKRPELYIAFFVLFAAQALLWLFGMIKLFSYLGRIADENYKTRPYVEMFKLIEGRTFESPLLKNIKSKYIIGDKKASDAMEELSLIIGAINVKRHGILYFVLNLMLLWDYNCAFALKKWRVKYESHIEEWFTGIGHIESLMSFGTLKLIEEKVSIPSIKEGKKIVAEELGHPLINVKERVNNNVSLDDKIFIISGSNMSGKTTFLRTLGVNMVLGLNGGYVLASHMEIPVIGIISSMRNMDDLGEGTSTFYAELKKIKQILEEAEKGNVLFLIDEIFKGTNSTDRLKGAEAVIKKLDNFSAIGLITTHDLELCNIEDGKRIKNYSFKESYESGRIHFDYILREGKSESTNAKYLMEMLGIV
- a CDS encoding GNAT family N-acetyltransferase, with product MGKQDIKEELLSSVKLPEGILIREFLEEDFPSIQKLCEKEGWLSYVKRAEDTLRAWKNASIGLIALHEGKIVGLVRALTDGEITTYIAEILIENTYRGKGIGKALLDLCQVLYPHTRLDLLSAEKAEGFYESNNFRKMTGFRRSPYE
- a CDS encoding amidohydrolase → MSVSREELKKRACEAIEKNRDKIIEIGDSVFGEPELGYKEFKTAAKVKKVFDELNLQYEDEVAITGIIAPLKGKESKVKVAVMGELDAVVAPGHRCADKATGAAHSCGHNAMVASLMGVTYAFAGTGIMEELSGDIVLMAVPAEEFVELEYRNQLKQEGKIHFFGGKQEFVRLGKMDDIDMMIMQHASSKDARGILGCCGTGSNGFLGKLVRYVGKEAHSGGAPHLGINALNAATLGLTAIHMQRETFQDKDHIRVHPIITKGGDLVNVVPADVRIETYVRGSNMDAIMDANAKVSRALKAGGDAVGAETVITDIPGYLPLVVNNDLFDVMYENMKEVFGEDKVLYEGPAMAGSTDAGDISSIMPAMHSNFFGSEGIAHSSNYEIVDKQTGYIDAAKCMAMTLIDLLYDGAEKAVKVKENFKPLMTKEEYLKDWGKVE
- the bcp gene encoding thioredoxin-dependent thiol peroxidase; amino-acid sequence: MLEAGVKAPDFTLEDANGNKVSLSDFKGKRVVLYFYPKDNTPGCTRQACAFKNAYDGFKAEDIAVIGISKDSVKSHMNFAEKYELPFIILSDEELTAIKAYDVWQEKKNYGKTYMGVERTTYIIDKDGIIEKVYKRAKPDSNAAEILEYIEKTR
- a CDS encoding ABC transporter permease, encoding MNIVENIYSALSGITSNKMRSLLTMFGIIVGIASVIMIVSVGQGYKESITGQFEEMGLDTLTLSLNSRSEVKIESVDVLTYDDIEAIRKIPGVKAAGASQSMGVGGEAVTTLSGDTRSMMFTGADMEYLNMDNIKLESGRLISAKDVENRASVIIIDADLARDVFGRTDVIGETFEIGLWGITLTPTVIGITKSDSMSQLYSMYGFARGTIPMTYLQDIFGMGESIGEIKVKAENPEDIKILSDNIIRIMELNHGNEDKYRISSVADNLKEADQVIGVFTLFMGIVAGISLLVGGIGVMNIMLVSVTERTREIGIRKSIGATNWNIQFQFLVEAIIITAIGGALGIAFGYLGGMAFAAIAGMVTGSPVTPYISPGIIAMVVAVSAAIGIVFGVYPANKAAKLDPIEALRYE
- a CDS encoding ABC transporter permease, which produces MNIFESISSALKSIYGNKMRSVLTMLGIIIGIGSVIMITSVGQGVKDMVFNSLNNMDKRIIQVYPKSTSSYDDMLDPDDAAAIEKINGISRVTLIRQGVYATVDLLRPDKTKSGSILGADENYGILESAEIQRGRFISQNDVANGSKVAVLQPYVAVQIFGYIDCVGETIELDVWGAKEEYTIIGILKGDTTPSAMDEMGTTPLKSALVTVPYTSLDQYYDNGDSVDFFAVSIDKDRSTQDMSKLITVILDVRHNSTDNYYAESLESGFDQINIILNGITAFIAFVAAISLFVGGVGVMNIMLVSVKERTREIGIRKSLGATEGNIKFQFLLESVTLSLIGGIMGIILGQLLARAAGTFMSNSMNAEIIPSISLINIALACGVSTLVGIAFGVYPAGKAAKLDPIEALRYE
- a CDS encoding ABC transporter ATP-binding protein is translated as MIIDVKALHKVYRNGKIEVEALKGINFSVDKKEFVSIMGASGSGKSTLMNILGCLDSVTAGEYILDGENVAGLKTNHLATIRNKKIGFVFQSFNLLPKLSSLQNVELPMIYAGVKKSERREAAMSALEKVGLSDRAKHKPNELSGGQRQRVAIARALVNRPAILLADEPTGNLDSKSSVEIMDIFQQLNRDGATIVMVTHEREIANFSNRIITFKDGYLISDEKVENPTQAGRDN
- a CDS encoding efflux RND transporter periplasmic adaptor subunit yields the protein MKKKKILIIGLVSVAAIAAVYMGSQYLKSKVSNIGFPVQVETVSRDTITTTVSAKGEVSLLNSELIFANTNAEVEEVLVEKNDMVKKGDVLLRYKEKSREKIENQLREAELNLKSAEISLNQETIPASETDLENARMSIKSAEDKIKDQEYAIDRLERDLKDQEKAVEDAKKTVENTKLLYEAGAASKDELTTAEDALKTAENLLVSKKNDYAQNVQTMESLRDNLTYQNNLYNQLVNKNSTQQSKNTVAQRQISVEQMRLRVDELRKDLADFQYEIISPIDGTVTELNISKGAITPTDKALMEISNIEDFVVKVNVNERNAAKIATGQVAEIKGSVLGDERASGKITKIGYIAEQKQSSSGGMETVIPVEITVDPSEASKLLKPGFSLEAIITTQVKENVVALPILSTLKESNGDNFVYVVKEDNTLEKRIVTLGVYSDMTVEAEGVSEGETIVAQPTFDMHDGMKITPISANAEAEGDQPEAEGEGK